A window from Exiguobacterium marinum DSM 16307 encodes these proteins:
- the rseP gene encoding RIP metalloprotease RseP, translating into MTTFIAIVLMFGVLISVHEWGHLVMAKRAGILCHEFAIGFGPKIVSFRKNETLYTIRLLPIGGYVKMAGEDFEPVEVRAGQHVGLRLTEQGTVDRVYFQPDTATDVQVVGTVDKFDSTHELKVQLLIDEEVRVYSLERDTLLVDQGMEIQIAPYDRTFGAQSVWKRVLAIAAGPAMNFVLAFILLIIVGLVQGTPTNDGQIGTVQPDSAADEAGLMSGDEIVSIEGESISDWLDLRSALSDRADTPTEVTYVRDGEEATVTLTPQAVEQNGETVGILGVTNALERSPVKAVTTGAETTWTMSTLIFSAVGDLVTGQVGVDQLAGPVGIVRMTDEVAASGLIMLLNWTALLSVNLAIFNLLPLPALDGGRLIFLLFEAVRGRPIDPKKEGFVHFIGFALLMLLMLIVTWNDIQSFFK; encoded by the coding sequence ATGACGACTTTTATCGCCATCGTTTTGATGTTTGGCGTTCTCATTTCGGTACACGAATGGGGACACCTCGTCATGGCGAAACGGGCAGGCATTCTCTGTCACGAGTTTGCAATCGGATTCGGTCCAAAAATTGTTTCGTTCCGTAAAAATGAAACGCTCTATACCATTCGTCTTTTACCAATCGGTGGCTATGTCAAAATGGCCGGAGAAGACTTTGAACCGGTTGAAGTACGCGCGGGTCAGCATGTCGGACTCCGTTTAACCGAGCAAGGGACGGTAGATCGCGTCTACTTCCAACCGGACACGGCAACAGATGTTCAAGTCGTTGGAACTGTCGATAAGTTTGACTCGACACATGAATTGAAAGTACAACTCCTCATCGATGAGGAAGTACGCGTCTATTCACTAGAACGAGACACACTCCTTGTCGATCAAGGGATGGAAATTCAAATCGCACCGTACGATCGAACGTTTGGAGCTCAGTCGGTTTGGAAACGTGTTTTGGCAATCGCAGCCGGTCCGGCGATGAATTTCGTGTTGGCGTTCATCTTGCTCATTATTGTCGGCCTTGTTCAAGGGACTCCGACGAACGATGGGCAAATCGGTACGGTTCAACCCGATTCAGCCGCTGATGAGGCAGGTTTGATGAGCGGGGATGAAATCGTATCGATTGAAGGCGAATCGATTTCAGATTGGCTCGATTTACGTTCGGCTCTTTCTGACCGGGCTGACACCCCTACGGAAGTCACGTATGTTCGTGATGGTGAGGAAGCGACAGTCACACTCACCCCTCAAGCGGTCGAACAAAATGGAGAAACTGTCGGCATTCTCGGTGTCACGAACGCGCTTGAACGTTCACCAGTTAAAGCCGTGACGACAGGTGCTGAGACGACGTGGACGATGTCTACCCTTATCTTTTCTGCGGTCGGAGATTTAGTGACGGGTCAAGTTGGGGTCGATCAACTCGCAGGTCCGGTTGGAATCGTACGCATGACAGATGAAGTAGCAGCGAGCGGTTTGATTATGTTGTTGAACTGGACTGCGCTTCTTTCGGTCAACCTCGCCATCTTCAACTTGCTTCCCCTTCCTGCGTTAGACGGGGGACGATTGATTTTCCTCCTGTTCGAAGCGGTAAGAGGACGTCCGATTGATCCGAAAAAAGAAGGGTTCGTCCACTTTATCGGGTTCGCACTATTGATGCTCCTAATGTTAATTGTCACTTGGAACGACATTCAATCATTCTTTAAATAA
- a CDS encoding phosphatidate cytidylyltransferase, with the protein MKTRIITGLWAGAIFITVIALGGNAFVSLMGILALIGLSEFTLMRQHKLLAFPFLVTSLLVAFPFILLLLETQIVTDEMPFTIEQWLVLGLVLLLFWTVVTKNRFTYEDVGFYFVSAVYLVVGFSSFALVRLSDDGLSKVLLILFMIWATDSGAYFSGKAFGKAKLWPSISPNKTIEGAIGGIVSSVVLGVIFVWIDPILPVFEVIILAIVVAVVGQLGDLVQSAYKRQFGVKDSGHLLPGHGGILDRFDSMIAVFTVIWVFNLL; encoded by the coding sequence ATGAAGACAAGAATCATTACAGGGCTTTGGGCCGGAGCCATCTTTATTACGGTGATTGCGCTTGGAGGCAACGCATTTGTTTCATTGATGGGCATTCTTGCGCTCATTGGATTAAGTGAATTCACATTGATGCGACAGCATAAACTATTGGCATTCCCATTTTTAGTGACGTCACTCCTCGTGGCGTTCCCGTTCATTTTGTTGTTACTTGAAACGCAAATCGTTACGGACGAGATGCCGTTCACGATCGAACAATGGCTCGTGTTAGGACTTGTGTTATTACTATTTTGGACGGTCGTCACTAAAAATCGATTCACCTATGAAGATGTCGGATTCTATTTCGTCTCGGCTGTCTACTTGGTCGTCGGGTTCTCTAGTTTCGCTCTAGTACGTCTGTCTGACGATGGTTTGTCGAAAGTGTTGCTCATCTTGTTCATGATTTGGGCGACGGATTCTGGAGCCTATTTCAGTGGGAAGGCGTTCGGAAAAGCAAAACTATGGCCATCAATCAGTCCGAACAAGACGATTGAAGGAGCAATCGGCGGTATTGTATCTTCCGTTGTACTCGGCGTCATCTTCGTCTGGATCGATCCGATCTTACCAGTATTCGAAGTGATCATTTTAGCTATCGTCGTAGCCGTCGTCGGACAGCTCGGTGATTTGGTACAATCCGCTTATAAACGTCAGTTCGGAGTAAAAGACTCGGGTCATCTCTTACCTGGTCATGGAGGAATCTTAGACCGATTCGATAGTATGATTGCGGTCTTCACAGTCATTTGGGTGTTTAATCTGCTATAA
- a CDS encoding PolC-type DNA polymerase III translates to MEANQKMQLLLGDLGITTESNDLFDEAELSRLVVNKKRRTWTFYFSFPAVLPYEVHQLFMSRLENRYATFADEVYARFSTTKGGSEQDYIDYWPRIVSELSQVSGAMRGYFGSVSPRFEQNKLLIPVRSAPEASYVDKELCQEIQALYSAYGFTKKPCQAHFSEDAEASQALREQVVQEDIEQAKMALAAQFAKATETNDEPITEIRMGALIKDEIVPIKTIIEEERRVAIRGLVFSAERKELKSGKKLFTFKMTDYTDSLIVKVFARDDDDDRMLSAVKKGMWIQTAGRVEDDSFMRELCMMASQLQEVKVEPQRDEWEGEKRVELHAHTQMSQMDAVTNVSALVARAAQWGHRAIAITDHAGVQAFPEAYYAGKKNDIKVLYGVEANVVNDGVPVAYHATDVALDDATYVVFDVETTGLSAVYNKIIELAGVKIKDGEIIDRFEAFADPKHPLSATTIELTGITDDMVQGQPDPEVITKQFVDWSRDSILVAHNASFDMGFLEATLRSGGHEPDDYPVIDTLELARTLMPTLKNHRLNTLAKRFDIELTQHHRAIYDAEATAYLLLKLLDLAKQMFEMTTHRSLNAKVGSDVSKIRPFHATIYAKNKKPGLRHLYELISLSHIDYLHRMARMPRSELVKRREGLLIGSACDNGEIFDAALNKSDDELEKMMSFYDFIEIHPPALYHHLIDKEIVANELELREIIKRIIRVADKAGLPVCATGNVHYLDRQDRSYREILIRTQGGANFINTRKELPHAHFRTTKEMMEEFKFLGDELAREIIITNPNVIADQIESIQIIPDDLYTPKIEGADDEVRNMSYDMARSIYGDELPEIVEARLEKELKSIIGHGFAVIYLISHKLVKKSLDDGYLVGSRGSVGSSLVATMTEITEVNPLPPHYVCPNCQHSHFFNDGSVGSGYDLPDKECPECGTWYKKDGHDIPFETFLGFKGDKVPDIDLNFSGEYQPHAHAYTKVLFGEEYVYRAGTIGTIADKTAYGYVKGYATENDKIYRNAEVDRLVSGVTGVKRTTGQHPGGIIVVPDYMDIAEISPIQYPADDKSSEWKTTHFDFHSIHDNLLKLDILGHDDPTAIRMLQDLSGIDPKTIPTDDPTVMKIFSSPDVLGVTPEQIESKTGTLGIPEFGTKFVRQMLEETKPSTFSELVQISGLSHGTDVWIGNANELIYNGTCELKDVIGCRDDIMVYLIYAGLEPSFAFKIMESVRKGKGLTDEMESEMRANDVPEWYISSCKKIKYMFPKAHATAYVLMAVRIAYFKVHHPILYYATYFTVRAGDFDLSAMIKGPQAVKKAMSDIREKGFDATAKDKGLHTVLELALEMLERGMKFQNIDLYRSSATEFLIEDNTLIPPFNAVDGLGTNAAKAIVEVREEGQFLSKEDLRKRAKLSKTVIETLDTMKCLEGLPDENQLSFFDFGV, encoded by the coding sequence GTGGAAGCGAATCAAAAAATGCAATTATTGTTAGGTGACCTTGGGATTACAACAGAGTCAAACGACTTGTTCGACGAGGCAGAACTCTCACGACTCGTCGTCAATAAAAAACGACGTACGTGGACTTTTTATTTTTCATTTCCAGCAGTTTTACCGTACGAGGTGCACCAGTTGTTTATGAGTCGATTAGAAAACCGGTATGCGACGTTCGCGGACGAAGTGTACGCCCGATTCTCAACGACAAAAGGTGGGAGCGAGCAAGACTATATCGATTATTGGCCTAGAATCGTCAGTGAATTGAGTCAAGTGTCTGGTGCGATGCGCGGTTATTTCGGTTCTGTATCTCCTCGTTTTGAGCAGAATAAACTATTGATTCCCGTGCGTTCCGCACCTGAAGCCAGTTACGTGGACAAAGAACTCTGCCAAGAAATCCAAGCGCTTTATAGTGCCTATGGGTTCACGAAAAAACCGTGTCAGGCCCATTTCTCAGAAGATGCCGAGGCAAGTCAGGCCCTTCGCGAACAGGTCGTTCAAGAAGATATCGAACAAGCGAAAATGGCACTTGCTGCCCAATTCGCCAAAGCGACGGAAACAAACGACGAGCCGATTACGGAAATTCGGATGGGTGCGCTCATCAAAGATGAGATTGTACCAATCAAGACGATTATCGAAGAAGAACGACGTGTCGCGATTCGTGGTCTCGTCTTCTCTGCGGAGCGGAAAGAGCTGAAGAGTGGCAAGAAATTGTTCACTTTCAAAATGACCGACTACACCGATTCGTTGATTGTGAAAGTATTTGCGCGCGATGACGATGATGACCGGATGCTCAGTGCTGTCAAAAAAGGGATGTGGATTCAAACGGCTGGTCGGGTCGAAGATGACTCCTTCATGCGTGAATTGTGTATGATGGCATCCCAACTCCAGGAAGTGAAAGTCGAACCGCAGCGTGATGAGTGGGAAGGCGAGAAACGTGTAGAACTTCATGCGCATACACAGATGAGTCAAATGGATGCTGTCACAAATGTGTCTGCTCTTGTCGCGCGTGCAGCGCAATGGGGCCATCGAGCAATCGCAATCACGGATCATGCTGGTGTCCAGGCGTTCCCAGAAGCGTATTATGCTGGAAAAAAGAATGATATCAAAGTGTTATACGGGGTCGAGGCGAATGTCGTCAACGATGGTGTCCCTGTCGCTTATCATGCGACCGATGTAGCGTTAGACGATGCGACTTACGTCGTATTCGACGTCGAGACGACAGGTCTTTCTGCTGTCTATAACAAAATCATCGAACTCGCTGGTGTCAAAATCAAAGATGGAGAGATTATCGACCGGTTTGAGGCGTTCGCTGACCCGAAACATCCCTTATCAGCGACAACAATTGAGTTGACTGGAATCACCGATGATATGGTTCAAGGACAGCCTGACCCGGAAGTCATCACAAAGCAGTTCGTCGACTGGTCTAGAGATAGTATTCTCGTTGCCCACAATGCTTCATTCGATATGGGTTTCCTTGAGGCGACACTTCGAAGTGGTGGTCATGAGCCGGACGACTATCCGGTCATCGATACACTTGAACTAGCCCGTACGTTGATGCCGACATTAAAAAACCATCGGCTGAACACTCTTGCGAAACGATTCGATATCGAATTGACTCAGCATCACCGTGCCATCTATGACGCGGAGGCGACGGCATATTTATTGCTGAAGTTACTAGACCTTGCCAAACAGATGTTCGAAATGACGACGCATCGTTCATTAAATGCGAAAGTCGGGAGTGACGTGTCAAAAATCCGTCCATTCCATGCGACCATCTATGCGAAGAATAAAAAACCTGGACTCCGTCATCTATATGAACTCATTTCGTTATCCCATATTGATTATTTACATCGGATGGCACGGATGCCGCGGTCAGAACTTGTGAAACGCCGAGAAGGGTTACTGATTGGCTCAGCTTGTGACAACGGTGAGATCTTTGATGCCGCCTTGAACAAATCAGACGATGAACTCGAGAAGATGATGTCGTTTTATGACTTTATCGAAATTCATCCGCCGGCGCTCTATCACCACTTGATTGATAAAGAAATCGTTGCAAACGAATTGGAGCTCCGTGAGATTATCAAACGAATCATCCGTGTCGCTGATAAGGCTGGATTACCGGTTTGTGCGACAGGGAATGTGCATTATTTGGATCGCCAGGACCGATCGTATCGGGAAATATTAATTCGTACCCAAGGTGGGGCAAACTTCATTAACACACGAAAAGAATTACCGCACGCCCACTTCCGGACGACAAAAGAAATGATGGAAGAGTTCAAATTTTTGGGAGATGAGTTGGCGCGTGAGATTATCATCACAAACCCGAACGTGATTGCCGACCAAATCGAATCAATTCAGATTATTCCGGATGATCTGTACACGCCAAAAATTGAAGGGGCGGACGATGAGGTTCGAAACATGAGTTATGACATGGCTCGATCGATTTATGGTGACGAGCTACCGGAAATCGTTGAGGCACGTCTCGAGAAAGAATTGAAGTCGATTATCGGACACGGATTTGCAGTCATTTATTTGATTTCACATAAACTCGTTAAAAAATCGTTGGATGATGGATATTTGGTCGGTTCACGTGGGTCGGTCGGATCAAGTCTCGTCGCCACGATGACGGAAATCACCGAAGTCAACCCGTTACCGCCACACTACGTCTGTCCTAACTGTCAACATTCTCACTTCTTCAATGACGGTTCTGTCGGTTCAGGATACGATTTACCGGACAAAGAATGTCCGGAATGTGGGACATGGTATAAAAAAGATGGGCACGACATCCCGTTCGAGACGTTCCTTGGTTTCAAAGGGGACAAAGTACCGGATATTGACTTGAATTTCTCAGGTGAGTATCAGCCGCATGCCCACGCCTATACGAAAGTATTGTTCGGAGAAGAATATGTATATCGTGCAGGAACGATTGGAACGATTGCGGATAAGACGGCTTATGGGTATGTAAAAGGATATGCGACTGAGAACGATAAAATCTACCGTAACGCCGAAGTCGATCGTCTTGTGTCCGGTGTCACCGGTGTGAAACGGACGACGGGTCAGCACCCGGGGGGGATTATCGTCGTACCTGATTATATGGACATCGCCGAAATTTCACCGATTCAATATCCGGCCGATGATAAGTCGTCCGAATGGAAGACAACCCACTTCGACTTCCATTCGATTCACGACAACTTGCTCAAATTAGATATTCTCGGGCACGATGACCCGACCGCCATCCGGATGTTGCAAGATTTGTCCGGCATCGATCCGAAGACAATCCCGACAGATGACCCGACCGTCATGAAAATTTTCTCGTCCCCGGACGTGCTCGGTGTTACACCGGAGCAAATCGAATCGAAAACAGGAACACTCGGGATTCCAGAGTTCGGGACGAAGTTCGTGCGCCAAATGCTCGAAGAGACGAAACCGTCAACGTTCTCAGAACTCGTTCAAATTTCGGGACTGTCCCACGGAACCGACGTTTGGATAGGTAATGCAAACGAGCTAATCTACAACGGCACGTGCGAACTGAAAGACGTGATTGGATGTCGTGACGACATCATGGTTTACTTGATTTATGCGGGTCTTGAACCATCATTCGCCTTTAAAATCATGGAGTCTGTCCGTAAAGGGAAAGGACTCACGGACGAGATGGAGTCCGAGATGCGGGCGAATGATGTGCCGGAATGGTATATCTCGTCTTGTAAGAAAATCAAGTACATGTTCCCTAAAGCGCACGCGACGGCGTACGTGTTGATGGCGGTCCGAATCGCCTACTTCAAAGTGCATCACCCGATCCTTTACTATGCGACATATTTTACCGTTCGAGCAGGAGACTTTGACTTGTCCGCCATGATCAAAGGTCCCCAAGCTGTAAAGAAAGCGATGTCGGATATTCGTGAAAAAGGGTTTGATGCGACCGCGAAAGATAAAGGACTTCATACCGTCCTCGAACTCGCGTTAGAGATGCTAGAGCGAGGAATGAAATTTCAAAACATCGACTTGTACCGATCGAGTGCAACCGAGTTTTTGATTGAAGACAATACGCTGATTCCACCGTTTAATGCAGTCGACGGACTTGGCACGAATGCTGCGAAAGCGATTGTCGAGGTGAGGGAAGAAGGGCAGTTCCTGTCAAAAGAAGATTTACGGAAACGAGCGAAACTGTCAAAAACGGTCATTGAGACACTCGATACGATGAAATGTCTCGAAGGCTTGCCTGATGAGAACCAACTCTCATTCTTTGATTTTGGGGTGTAA
- the dxr gene encoding 1-deoxy-D-xylulose-5-phosphate reductoisomerase, with translation MKRISLIGATGSIGVQTCDVIEQHPDLFELEAYAFGTNVDVATEWINRLRPKYVSATSIEVLEQLKPRLTYEPLYFIGPEGLKECATAERADIVVTAVVGAVGLEPTLAAIQAGKDIALANKETLVTAGHLVKAAVKEYGVNLLPVDSEHSAIFQCLNGERREDVSKIILTASGGSFRDRSREELVDVTVEDALNHPNWSMGAKITIDSATMFNKGLEVIEAHWLFDIDYNDIEVILHRESIIHSMVEFKDAAVMAQLGNPDMRGPILYALSEPKRLEIEGNKRLNLNEIGKLHFEEADFERYPALRLAFEAGIIGGSMPTVLNAANEMAVDLFLNGHITFLEIERLVEEAMAQHEVIAEPTLAQILEVDRVVRQQIQQGIEGGE, from the coding sequence ATGAAGCGAATTAGCTTAATTGGAGCGACTGGTTCGATTGGTGTGCAAACGTGTGACGTCATTGAACAGCACCCCGACCTGTTTGAACTTGAGGCGTATGCATTCGGAACGAACGTCGATGTCGCCACAGAATGGATCAATCGACTTAGACCAAAATATGTGTCAGCGACAAGTATCGAGGTACTCGAACAATTAAAACCGCGCCTTACATATGAACCACTGTATTTTATTGGTCCAGAAGGCCTGAAAGAATGCGCGACGGCAGAAAGAGCCGATATCGTCGTGACAGCGGTGGTAGGAGCGGTTGGTCTTGAACCGACACTTGCAGCGATTCAAGCAGGAAAAGATATCGCGCTCGCCAACAAAGAAACACTCGTCACCGCAGGACATCTCGTCAAAGCTGCCGTGAAAGAATATGGGGTCAATTTGTTACCTGTCGATAGCGAACACTCTGCAATCTTTCAATGTTTAAACGGGGAACGTAGAGAAGATGTCTCGAAAATCATTTTAACGGCATCGGGTGGAAGTTTCCGTGACCGTTCACGGGAAGAATTAGTCGATGTGACGGTTGAAGATGCGTTGAATCATCCGAACTGGTCGATGGGAGCGAAAATAACCATCGACTCGGCGACAATGTTCAACAAAGGACTAGAAGTCATCGAGGCACACTGGTTGTTCGATATCGACTATAATGATATTGAAGTCATCTTGCATCGAGAATCAATCATTCATTCGATGGTCGAATTTAAAGATGCAGCCGTAATGGCTCAGCTCGGAAACCCGGATATGCGGGGACCGATTCTCTATGCGCTTTCGGAACCGAAGCGGCTTGAAATTGAGGGGAATAAGCGGTTAAACTTGAATGAAATCGGAAAGCTTCATTTTGAAGAGGCTGATTTCGAGCGTTATCCGGCACTCCGGTTAGCGTTCGAAGCAGGAATAATCGGAGGATCAATGCCGACTGTTCTGAATGCAGCCAATGAAATGGCAGTGGACCTATTCTTGAACGGTCACATCACTTTCTTAGAAATTGAACGACTCGTTGAAGAGGCGATGGCTCAACATGAGGTGATCGCCGAACCGACGCTCGCGCAAATTCTAGAAGTTGATCGAGTAGTACGTCAACAGATTCAGCAAGGAATTGAAGGTGGGGAATAA
- a CDS encoding isoprenyl transferase codes for MFKWVNPKTKIEAELSVPEHVAIIMDGNGRWAKKRGLPRIMGHREGMKSIREAVRTAQELGIQSLTLYAFSTENWTRPEEEVSFLMKLPKQFLETDLKELHEQNVRVLVAGDTTKLPRETREAVDEARERTVMNTGLKLVFALNYGGRDELVQAMRSIAEDVQSGLIQSNAIDDHLIGERLMTHVQDVDLVIRTSGEQRLSNFLLWQSAYAELHFTEVLWPEFKREHFVEAIESYNARTRRFGGV; via the coding sequence ATGTTTAAATGGGTGAATCCTAAAACGAAAATCGAGGCAGAGTTGAGTGTTCCTGAGCACGTGGCCATCATCATGGATGGAAATGGACGCTGGGCCAAAAAACGTGGTCTCCCTCGCATCATGGGTCACCGAGAAGGGATGAAGTCAATCCGTGAGGCGGTTCGAACAGCGCAGGAACTCGGGATTCAATCTCTGACACTTTACGCCTTCTCTACGGAGAACTGGACTCGTCCGGAAGAGGAAGTCTCGTTTTTAATGAAACTGCCAAAACAGTTCTTAGAGACGGATTTAAAAGAACTCCATGAACAGAATGTGCGGGTGCTCGTCGCAGGAGATACAACCAAACTTCCTCGAGAGACGCGTGAGGCCGTCGACGAGGCGAGAGAGCGGACCGTTATGAATACCGGATTGAAGCTTGTGTTTGCGCTTAACTATGGCGGGCGCGATGAGCTCGTTCAAGCGATGCGCAGTATCGCCGAAGATGTACAGTCGGGATTAATTCAATCGAATGCCATCGACGATCACTTAATCGGTGAACGACTCATGACGCACGTCCAAGATGTGGATCTCGTTATTCGAACGAGCGGTGAACAACGACTCTCTAACTTTTTATTATGGCAAAGCGCATATGCGGAACTTCATTTCACAGAAGTATTGTGGCCGGAATTTAAGCGTGAGCATTTTGTAGAAGCGATTGAATCTTATAACGCGCGCACGCGTCGTTTTGGTGGGGTGTAA
- a CDS encoding proline--tRNA ligase codes for MKQSRLLMPTLREVPADAEAVSHQLLVRGGFIRQNAAGIYSYLPLGHRVLHNIQTIIREEMNRAGAQELLMPAIQPAELWEETGRWDIYGPELMRLTDRHDRRFALGATHEELITSIVRDELNSYKKLPMNLYQIQTKYRDERRPRFGLLRGREFLMKDAYSFHATQEGLNEEYTNMYNAYSRIFDRTGLKYRPVVADSGAIGGKDTHEFQALAAIGEDTIVYTDTSNYAANIEMAETLDRYEMQQAEVRPLEKVDTEENRTIEDVAKFLNIDSKTTIKSVLFNVDGETVMAIVRGDHEANEVKVKNALGGLDIQLEEEAKIVELFNCAPGTLGPINAPVKVVADYAVKYLVNAVCGANEANTHFTGVNAERDLSELTYHDLRFVVEGDLAPDESGPVRFARGIEVGQVFKLGTRYSEAMGATFLNEEGRAEPLIMGCYGIGVSRTLSAIVEQHHDDRGIVWPRNVAPFDLHLIAINAKDETQLELANRLHDELGQTYDVLFDDRKERAGVKFADADLIGLPIRVNVGKKAAEGIVEVKVRATGEVVETSIDELEQVIATKFSEAH; via the coding sequence ATGAAACAATCTAGATTGCTCATGCCTACATTAAGAGAAGTACCGGCTGACGCGGAAGCGGTCAGCCATCAACTTCTCGTCCGTGGAGGTTTCATTCGCCAAAATGCGGCTGGAATCTATTCTTATCTTCCACTCGGACATCGCGTGTTACACAACATTCAAACGATTATTCGTGAAGAGATGAACCGGGCAGGTGCACAAGAACTATTGATGCCTGCCATTCAACCAGCAGAACTTTGGGAGGAGACGGGACGCTGGGACATTTATGGCCCTGAATTGATGCGATTGACAGACCGTCATGACCGTCGCTTCGCACTCGGCGCGACACATGAAGAATTGATTACGTCCATCGTTCGCGATGAACTCAATTCTTATAAGAAACTTCCGATGAACCTATACCAAATTCAAACAAAATATCGTGATGAGCGTCGGCCACGCTTCGGTTTGCTTCGCGGACGCGAGTTCTTGATGAAAGACGCGTATTCATTCCACGCGACACAAGAAGGTTTAAATGAAGAATATACAAATATGTATAACGCGTATTCACGAATCTTCGACCGCACTGGCCTCAAATACCGTCCAGTCGTTGCGGACTCTGGGGCAATCGGTGGGAAAGACACGCATGAATTTCAAGCACTTGCAGCTATCGGTGAAGATACAATCGTCTATACAGACACGTCGAACTATGCGGCGAACATTGAGATGGCAGAAACGTTAGACCGCTATGAGATGCAACAGGCGGAAGTTCGTCCGCTTGAGAAGGTGGATACTGAAGAAAATCGTACGATTGAAGACGTGGCAAAATTCTTGAATATCGATTCGAAGACGACAATCAAGTCCGTCTTGTTCAATGTCGACGGAGAGACAGTCATGGCGATCGTTCGTGGAGACCACGAAGCGAACGAAGTCAAAGTGAAGAACGCACTCGGTGGACTCGACATTCAACTTGAAGAAGAAGCAAAAATCGTTGAGTTGTTCAACTGTGCGCCAGGTACACTCGGACCGATTAACGCTCCGGTCAAAGTGGTCGCTGATTATGCAGTTAAATATTTAGTAAATGCTGTATGTGGAGCGAACGAAGCGAATACGCACTTCACAGGCGTGAATGCAGAGCGTGATCTCTCAGAGTTGACGTATCACGATTTACGTTTTGTGGTCGAGGGCGACTTAGCGCCTGACGAGTCAGGTCCGGTTCGTTTTGCACGCGGAATTGAAGTGGGCCAAGTATTTAAACTCGGAACACGATATTCAGAAGCGATGGGTGCGACATTCCTCAATGAAGAGGGTCGTGCCGAACCACTCATCATGGGTTGTTACGGCATCGGGGTGTCACGCACACTTTCAGCTATCGTGGAACAACATCATGATGACCGTGGAATCGTTTGGCCACGTAACGTTGCACCGTTTGATCTTCATTTAATTGCAATCAACGCGAAAGACGAGACGCAACTTGAACTTGCAAACCGTCTACATGATGAACTTGGTCAAACGTATGATGTTTTGTTTGATGATCGCAAAGAGCGAGCTGGCGTCAAGTTTGCGGATGCGGACTTGATTGGACTTCCAATTCGTGTAAACGTCGGTAAAAAGGCGGCCGAAGGCATCGTCGAAGTGAAAGTACGTGCGACTGGTGAAGTGGTTGAAACATCAATCGATGAGTTGGAACAAGTCATCGCTACAAAGTTTAGCGAGGCTCATTAA
- the frr gene encoding ribosome recycling factor — MSVKEVLKTAEEKMEKAHSSLKRDFGTLRTGRASASILDPVQVDYYGVPTPLNQVANINTPEARLLLIQPWDKSMVSDVEKAIQKADLGLSPSSDGTVIRLAIPALTEERRKELVKITKKYAEEAKVAVRNVRRDANENLKKLEKDGELTEDDLRGYADDVQTLTDSYIKKIDESAATKEKEIMEV, encoded by the coding sequence ATGAGTGTCAAAGAAGTATTGAAAACAGCTGAAGAAAAGATGGAAAAAGCACATTCTTCACTAAAACGTGATTTCGGAACGCTTCGCACTGGCCGTGCCAGCGCATCGATTTTGGACCCTGTCCAAGTTGATTATTATGGTGTCCCGACACCACTCAATCAAGTGGCGAACATCAATACACCGGAAGCGCGCTTGCTTTTGATTCAACCATGGGATAAATCAATGGTTTCGGATGTTGAGAAAGCGATTCAAAAGGCAGACCTCGGCTTGTCTCCATCTTCTGATGGAACAGTCATCCGTTTGGCAATCCCTGCCTTGACAGAAGAGCGTCGTAAAGAATTAGTTAAAATCACGAAAAAATATGCGGAAGAAGCGAAAGTCGCTGTCCGTAACGTTCGTCGTGACGCAAACGAAAACTTAAAGAAACTCGAAAAAGATGGCGAATTAACTGAAGACGATCTCCGCGGATATGCAGATGACGTTCAAACGTTGACGGATTCGTATATTAAAAAGATTGATGAATCTGCAGCAACGAAAGAAAAAGAAATCATGGAAGTGTAA